The genome window GGGTTCTCGAGTCTTGTCCCAGTATCCGAAGAAGCCCTTGGCAGCGAAGGCGCTACATGAGAAAATAAGGTTTAGCGAATCCTGAACGAAAATGATCTGCATTCAGGAGGCGGTATGGTGTTACATgggggaaagagagaggtggTAAGGCCATACGCACTATGCCAGGAAGTACGTGGTCTGAGAAGCCATGACTGTCAACTTGTtttcgtcgatgatcttcctGTAAGTGCCAACCTGGTATCAGCCTTCTTCAGACCTCGCGGCCGAACATTTCAAGTCTTACTTCATTTCTTGTACAGCTGTTGCATCAATCAACAGTCAGACATGATCTGGATCTCGTAACAATAGGATGTGCACGGACGACCTTACTCACCTTTGAGATACCTCAACATGTATCCCACACTTGTGATAGTCCCGTTCTCTTTCAGAGCTTTTCCGACCGCCTCCACTTCACCAAAGTCATCGGTATCGCTGATAGGCTTCTCGATGAGCAGAGCAATGTCGGGGAACGAATGGACCAGCTCCATCTCATTGTCGTGGCCTGGGATGGTGGTACCGCGGGTATTGGGTTGGAATCCAACGATAGCGAGGCTAGACGAAGGCGATAAAATCCAGTTAGCTTCGATACTATGCAAAGCAACTTCTCGTACTCATTCGGTGGATTGCAGAAGATAGGGGTGCCATCGAGTGCAAGAGCCAAGAGTGATGGGTACTCACTGAGGCACGGCAGATCCCTTGAGTCCACTTGCAGCTTCGGCAATGCTCCCAAACACCTTGGTCTTGTCATAACCCGCTCTCACATTCGCATCTGCACGTTTGATCGCAAGGACATTCTCGGCTCGTTTCTCGTCTCGGTCGATGAGACCGACTACATTCAATCTTGATCCTAGTTTCTGTTCGAGTCGTTTTGACTGTATGTGCAGAGTAAGTCACAACTCAGCTCGGCAGGTGAAGACAGGTGTGAGGCTGAGACACGTACATGGTTCCACGGCCCTTCAGTGGATCCTGTATGACTGTCGAATGAGCGAGATACAACTGTCTCGGGGCAATCATCGAGGACTTACCAAAATTGATTGGTCCCGctccgagaaggaggacgttGAATGGTTTAGTGGACATGGCCTTCGAGGTGGATATGAATCGTCTGATGGGTGTACTAAACATCTGCTGAGGCAGAGGTCCTGGACAGGTGAAGAACTGAGAAGGGTGGGGATGTGAtcactccctctcctcctctcctcatgagggtatatatatatgtcTCCTGGgaccttctcatcatcccgTGGACCATGCTCGTCACCCTACTGATCTTTCGTCATTATCTCAATCAAATCCACGATAACAaaccatcttcatcccgGTGACATCCCCGGCTATTCTCCGAGATCAGGCCCCGGTTCCAGAACCTGTACCAAGCATTGCCACATGAATAGCTAATGCCGTAATGCCGATCTTCCGTGCAGATGGAAATCAATAGTAGTAGTCTCTCAGAATCAGAATGGATTTCACGTGGTTTGGACATGAGATGATTCCGGTCTCGAGGTGGTGcaaaggggagagagaggtacGCGTGTATGTTGACTTACTCGCAGTTTATTTCCAAAGTGATGCCATCAAGGACATTTCATGATCGTTCATTCTTCTGTGATCATTCACCATTTCAGCTCATCGTAATATTTCTCTGATCGTCCTCGAGCACAGCGACCTACCGGTTGCGATACACGTCCTTTCCAGGCAATCCTCCGACCTCCGAGAAACAGAGCTGCTTCTTCGGTCCTACCCATTCCTTGCTCGTCCTTCAGCCACCCTTCCACCCTTTTCCCGCTCGTTCACCCAACATAACAGTATAGCGATATGTCCAAGGTGTGTGCCGCATACGTCATACAATCCAGACAGTCCCGTCTCTAACATGCTCGTTCTAGGCCCAATTCTTACGCGAGTACaagctcgtcgtcgtcggtggtggtggtgagtccGTGCCCTCGGGCATCCCTCCGTTGGGGTCGGTCGGAATGCGGGCGAGTCAAGGAGACCATGGGAGCTgagagggcgaggacgTTACTACATGGGCGTGACCTTGGCCTAAATTCTGTCTCAGCTCCGTGAGGAATGGCCAGTAAGATGGGAATAGCAACTTCACCGacaacttcttcatcgaaGACCGAACGCTCGGACTCCCCGACTGTCGCATGATGGCGTTTACTGACTTATTCAATTGACACTAGGTGTCGGTAAATCCGCTTTGACGATCCAGTTTATTCAGTCACATGTGAGTCTCTAAGCTGGAATCACTTCGTTGTGCTTGGTCGAGCTGTATCATGCTGATCGTGCATTTCTTCAGTTCGTTGATGAGTGCGTGCCGATCGTTACCCTCCTCTCATGTGCTCTTGCTAACTTGCTGTCTACTCTGATTCAGATACGACCCCACTATCGGTGagcttccccttcttccagagTCCGCGAATGCAAGCTGACAGACTATACAGAGGATTCTTACCGAAAACAATGTAtcatcgatgaggaggtggcTTTGCTGGATGTCCTGGATACAGCTGGTCAGGAGGAATACGGAGCGATGCGAGAACAGTACATGAGAACTGGTGGGTCCTGGTCAACCGAGCTGGAAAGATCCAGCGTTGACGACCTGGTATAGGCGAGGGATTCTTGCTGGTCTATTCGATTACTTCTCGGAGTTCATTCGAAGAAGTGTCCACCTTCCATCAACAAATCCTGCGGGTAAGCAGCACCCGATGGAGGGCACCTGCCCCTCAGCTGACTACAACGAGATATAGGTGAAAGACAAGGACTACTTCCCTGTCGTTGTTGTGGCGAACAAGTGCGACTTGGAGTACGAGCGACAGGTTCAACCACATGGTAGGTGCCGTATTCATCTAGCACATACGAGTACTAATGCCAATGGTGCAGAGGGTCGAGATCTCGCAAAGCGATTCAATGCTCAGTGCATCGAGACCTCAGCGAAGCAAAGAGTAAATGTGGACGAAGCGTTTATTGCGGTCGTGCGAGCCATCCGAAGGTACCAGAAGGTATAGTCATTTCCTTGTCCGCGTCCCAAGTATAGCGCTGATGAGTCTCTTCTCAGGAGTCGGGCCCTCCTCAGGCGGTCGGGACGCCCGGAAAATCAGCAACCGGAGCTGTCGGCGGACGGGCAAACGACAGTGGCGATCACGTTGATAAAGGAtgttgtggtggtggatgtgTCATCCTCTAAGAGTGGTTAGACGGCATCGAGTCAATCAGGGATATATTGTCGGTCAGCATATATTTGTATACagtcttttcttcttcattaCGGACTAAGTGGGCGATATCGGCTTTGGAGCGAAATGGAGAGAGTCCAGCTCGTGACAGCGGTGTGCATGTGGtgtcctttcctttctgtTTCTATCGGCATCGTTGTGGAGTTTGATCTGAGCGATCGCACAGTATCTGATGGAAGTAGATGCCTCTTATAGGTCATTTGAATGCATAACGATTTCACGAAGTGAAGAAACAcgtcggtggaggtgatcTCAACGAAAACATGACATGAACAAAATTGCGACgcatctcgaccttcttaGCTATACCTCTGTATCGTTCtcagaaggaagaaaaaACCAGAATGGCATTGTTCACTCCCCTTCGTGCTATCCCATCTATGGCTGGACCCAGTCGATTGGGCCTGCGAACGGCTGTTCGTCTATGTCCGAACCGCTTTTACAGCACACCAAAttcaccacctcatcatccatcatcgtcgcccCGTCCTTCTGCCAAATCTGAGAAAGATGGATCAGCGGATCCGGACGGGGAACAACCTTCTTTGTCGGATTTCATAAGTCGAGAGAGGCTCAAGGCAGCGTGGCAAGGTGGGTTCATCGTCTGATGAACCAGGCTCTTCCAGGTCGTATGGCTATGTCGCTTAGCTTCCACCTTTTTCCTACGTCGATCGAGTGATTTCCGACGTCTGTCCGACTCGCTTGTTTGCTCAGCTCACCGGTCCCTCCCCTGCCTCCCGCCGACCCACGGCCCCCCATCccaacaagaagaagaccgtGAGGTGAACAAAGGGTCTGCTGGCTGACTCGTACATTCGACATACAGAACTTTCACTCGCTCAACGTCTCGGGTTCGGGATCGTCGTCATGCTCGGAGGTTATTTCGAATATTCGTTGATGAAGAAATACATCTTGGATCCTGTCAAAGagaaaaaggagaagagagccAGAGAATCGTTCAATTTAGATGGAGGGGAGATCAAAGCGTTTGGTTCAGGTGAGTATCGGAGAGATGAACGATTGGGGAGAGGTGACTGATTTTTGTGATTCAGATACGCAATAGCAAGTCGATAGCAGAGGCAGTTGTGATCCATCCCTTGCAGTGGTATGCATAACTACATTGGACTGCAACGGGTGTAGCCTGTCTATCTCCTACACTTCCCAAGTGGTGAACGCTGGGAGAGGAACGACGTTGAGCTATCGGTCCAAACCTTTGTCTCGGCCCACATGATCAGATGTGCTTCACTGATTGAGTTTGACGATGTGTACCCATACTCGTTTCGTGCTTGGCCTGTCGATCATTGAAGCAGTGATGCATAAAGCAACACCCCCAAACCAGCACTTTCGCGGGCATACCTTCGAATGTAAGGATAAACAATCTGCCGAAGTGGGGATATGCGGGACAGCGGAAAGTGGGCGAGGTTCTAGTAgatgcatcatcatcttcctggTAACGGTATCTGTCTGGAAACGCCAAGGTGGGGGCAAGTATATGATTAGCACGGATCATCGAGAGTGGGGGGAGGTTCAGAGCCGTTGCCGCGGACCATTCTGATCAGCCGTATCATGCCGCTGGGTATCTCCCTTCTATAAGCGAATGTCAGTCAGGGCTGAACAGATTGAATAGATAAAACATATTGTAAGCTCATATGGCACCTATCGGCCGTCATCATTCGGCGTCTTCTTGCATCTCCCTAGAGATGAATGCTTATCACATGATAACGCGATCCCACCACACTAGACAGACGGTCCGCACAATTGATCGAGCACTGATTTCCCGTATGATCCCGGAAAGTGGGGGAGAGTGGGGGGAGTGAGTCCATCCAAGAGATATGTGAGAAGATATAAATGAACCTCTCATCTCGATTCCTACAGCTGCTGGTCACGCCTACTCAcgaacgacgacgatctgATCCACTCATCGATAACATGCCGAGTACAACCACGCCCAATATTGACGATGGGATCGTTCCTCTCGATCTGGTCACCAGTCAAGGCGAGAAAGATAAATACGATTTCACTTCTCACGATGTCGTCGAGACTGGTAAAGTCCCATTGACAGAAATCGAGATATTGGCCTCGCAAATCGATCCCAAGGCTATGAACAAGTGAGTCCCCATTTTCGTCCTGTCCATGGACGTTGAGGAACGTTCCATCTGATATCAGCATTAGTATGGCGGTTCACAGTACTGATTCAGTGTCTTTGTTGGCCATCGAAGACTACTCAGGAAACAAGATTGGAAGCTGTTGCCCGTCCTAGCAACGATCTACCTTTTCAACGCTCTTGACAAGTGAGTATAATCCCAGAGATCGACGGATGGGGGGAAACAGATGGATTGCTGATATGGCTGTGGCTGTGTAGGGGTAACTTGTCTAATGCGAAGACTGGTGAGCATCCCGTCTTCGAGACCTTCGGCGGGAGAGAACGCTGATCTTGTTTGATGTAGACGGTATCGATAAGGGTTCGTTGATCAGTCTATGTGACGTATTGGAAGCATGTACTGATGGAAGTCTCCTCAGACTTGGGTCTCGTTGGCAATCAATATTGTGCGCAACTTTCATACCTCACCTTCCCTAGAGCCTACAGGATCAATACTGACGCAATCACACAGATCTCATGATCACTATCTTCTACGTCCCTCTTTGTCTTTGCGGAACACCGCTATCGATTTGTGCGTCGATCGTCGAGCTCCTATGGGACAGACCTTTGTGCTTCGCTGATTTGGCTTTTGATTCAGTGGCCAAACGATTTTCCGCCGCTCGTATCATCCCGCTCATGATGATGGGTTTCGGGACCTGTTCGCTCCTCAGTGCCGCAGTCAAGAACTTTGGCGGTTTGTTCGCCTTGCGTTTCCTCTTGGGTGTCTTCGAGTCTCCATTGTGGGTTCGCTTCTCAgtttcttgctcttcccgATTTCTAATCGCCTCTCAGGCTGCCTTCTGTTGTTTTCTACCTGAGTCAGTTCTATACTCGAGGCGAACTGGCTCGACGAGTAGGGGTGTTCTATGCCGCGTCTTCGATCTCAGGAGTAGGTGAAACTCTTTGTTTCCCGCGAAGAATCGGGTCCACTGACTAGACCTGGTTTAGGCCTTCTCCGGTCTACTGGCGTTCGGCATCTTCCAGATCAAATCGACCAAACTTCATGGATGGCAATACCTCTTCGTGAGCGGTGTACTCATGCCTGGATGCATGATTGATACTGACCGCATTTGGTTACAGCTCATTGAGGGGTCCGGTACACTCGCCTTTGCCGTGTTCGCCTTCTTTGTGAGTCGAGTGTAGGCATATTTGACAGAGACCTAAGCACCGAAACTGACAACTCACTACCTTGTCGCCGACAGTGGCTTCCTCGTAACCCCGCTACATGCTGGTTCTTCACttcagaagagaaggagatgagtaGAATCAGAATGCTGCGTGACGGCACCGATCAGATTGGAGAAAAGGTGAGCAATACTTAGTTCATCCAATGAGCGACCTCTCTGATAACCTTTTCCTTACAGATCGACTTCCGAGTAAGTGTTACACCTAAGCATACGTTCAGAGTGGCATTGATGTGGCTGGCTTTCAGGACGCATTCATGCCTTTTGTCCAGGATTGGCGATACATTGTGTGGGCTTTCTTGGCTCTGGGACTTGGTGTACCTCTCGCTTCGGTCGGCAACTTCTTGCCTCAGATAGTTGGCCGATTGGGATTCAGCACTGTGAAAACGAACTTGTACACCGTGGCACCGGTGCGTCGTGGCTTCCTGCTATGTGAGACATAACCTGACAAGCATACCTCTTACTTGCTTAGAACATCGTCGGAACTTGCTTCCTTGTCTTGTTCACCCAATCTAGTGACTACTTCCGGGAAAGGTCGTTACACGTTGTGGTGCCTCTGATCATTACGATGATTGGTGAGCCTCAACAGCCCTCGTCTACAAGGTGTGATAACTGTCGCTGACAACGATGCCACCTAGgtttcatcatcctcggAACAATCGATGTACTGAACAACAAAGGGGTGGCATACTTGTGAGTGACCGCTGTTCCAGAGTTCCACCTCGTACATGTCGGTGAGGGCTAATCGTTTCGATGACTACTGCCTCAGTGcctgcttcctcctctgcaTTGGCGCCAATACTCCCTCAGTCATGTTGTCCACCTGGTACTCAAACAACTCGATCTCCGAAAATAAGCGAGTGGTGCTCACAGGTGTCATGGTCGGCATTGCCAACGCCAGTGGCCTGATTTCCAGCAACGTCTTCCGAGTCAGTGCATCTCGTAGCCTGCGCCCAAACCGAGCTAAAGACTAACATAACAATCTTCGAGGTATAGGCTCAAGATGAACCGAAATACATCCCAGCTTTAGCCACCTCAGCCGCTTTCGGAGGTTTTACAGCTGTCCTCGCCTTCACCTTTGGCATGTACATGCGACTCGAGAACCGTCGCAGGAACCGAGAACAAGACTTACCAAGACGTTATGGCAGTGCAGATGTTCCGACCGAATTGCTGGGCAAAGGTCCACAAGAGCCGGCGTTCAGGTACATGTATTAGACTTGGGGTGGTGGGTTTGGGAGGTGGTACAGTACAATTGCCTCCGGATCGGTTGACAAGATATTTCATGGGTTGTAAATTGTCATGGCACCATGAAATCTGCTTTACGCTTAGTGTGCTTGTAGCGCCACACTCACGTAGCTCACAGCCATACATACAGTATAGCTCACGGGCACACAGACCTGTGAGCTTCAGAGACAATTTCATTAGATATatcatctccccttctAGAggtccatcatctcccaccTCGCCTgccttcgtcttcgtctaTATCTCCCTCTGAAGGCCTTTGATAATAGCTTGGCAACCAAGTACTTTCCAATGGATTACTGACTTTCCCGCCCGGTTCTACTTGAGAGTTAACATTGTGATTATCCACCAATCTGCCCGTTTTACTCCTCGGTGAGCCTGATCCTTCAATCCTGTCCCATGACATCTTGTATCTCGCATGGATCTCCCATTCGTCCTGTCCTAAAGCTGATGAAGACCGATCAAGAACGATGCCTCCATTCTGATCTCCATCCATATTCTGGTCCCGGTGTTCCATGCCGGAATAGGGGTCGTGGTCGGATTCAGATTCCTGATACGGTATATGATGtgattgttgatgttgttgagcgATCCCTGGATTGGGAGGTTGTGAAATCCCAAGTCTGCGAAGCCCCTCTTCATATGTGATGACCACCATCTCCTGACTCTCCCTTTGCGTGATCGTCTCCCCCGTCCTTTTCTTCAGTCTTTTCCCGCCGCCGTCCATGCTCGCCGGGACGGGGATTCCGGTGGTCGTATTTGGCGTTTTCAGCGTCGTGTGCGCTGTTGAAGGTGTCAGACTATCGCCCattgatgacgatgacgagatcggCGTCTTCACAGCTCCCCCCTTGGCGTGTCTGCCGTCCTGGTGGTAGTATCCCGGACCCGTAGTGAATGATATTCTGCGATCTTGAGGTGGTCGATGCTGGGCACCATAATCGGACCCTGCTCTTCCACCAGAAAGACGGTGTCTTTGGAGGAGCCGGTacatgatggatgataccaggaggaggagggcgaATAATCCGATCGCTATAGCCGCTACGACGACTGTGGTCgaacacacacacacacagagagagagagagagagagagagagagagagagagagagagagagagagtatAGAGTCAGCGACGTTGAGTCCGTTATCTTGTCGTTACGCAGTAGAAGATACTCATTCCAATCATAGACCGTACTTGCATGGAAGACTGACAGACAGAATGGACTTGGTGCTGCCATGACACAACAGGGCAGAAACTGGACTCACTGGGATCCAAGTGGAACACCATACTCCACTTACCGCCACCTCACTCCTGTACCAAAGCCAAGACTTTCAACCCAATCCCAATGTTTCTGAATCCCACCAATCGTCGACCTATTCTCTGTCCGGAAAACCCTCTTGCCCTCGttctgatgatgatgttccCCGAGCTCTAGACCAAGCTGACCGATAGATGATAAAGAACTCGTTGCTGGGAGTCATGCGACCACTTCGCCGACCCTCTTTCTGCTGGTAGTCAGTCTTGGTCCAGACCGAACGTGATTACCGCCACTGGTGTGAGACCGAGCTGTGATGAATCATTCACAGCACACCAAGTTGCACGTAACATGCAAATGATTAGAATCAATTTATAAAAACGCTACCGTCCTTCCAGATCACGCTGTGCTCAGCACAAAGCAACGAAATTTCAACCTTTCCAAACCACCATGACCCGTCCTGTTCCCTCGAAACGATCCACCCGTGCTTCCCCTCTCAAGCTTCAAGCCTCAAG of Kwoniella newhampshirensis strain CBS 13917 chromosome 3, whole genome shotgun sequence contains these proteins:
- a CDS encoding Ras-like protein, with amino-acid sequence MSKAQFLREYKLVVVGGGGVGKSALTIQFIQSHFVDEYDPTIEDSYRKQCIIDEEVALLDVLDTAGQEEYGAMREQYMRTGEGFLLVYSITSRSSFEEVSTFHQQILRVKDKDYFPVVVVANKCDLEYERQVQPHEGRDLAKRFNAQCIETSAKQRVNVDEAFIAVVRAIRRYQKESGPPQAVGTPGKSATGAVGGRANDSGDHVDKGCCGGGCVIL